Proteins encoded by one window of Luteimonas yindakuii:
- a CDS encoding efflux RND transporter periplasmic adaptor subunit, protein MSPASPSSRATRPRRSPRFLKPALAVIALALVAGGAWWWQGSRASTGEGPWRTAPVERGDIRVAISATGTLSATSTVIVGSQISGQVTDVLVDFNDTVEAGQVIARIDPSTYQAQIDQGNAQVLSARASLAQAEAALRNAELDHRRKSDLGNTQLVARADVDLSRAALDQARAQRDAARAQIAQQTASTRTSQVNLERTVIRSPVDGVVLVRNIEPGQTVAASLQAPELFTIAEDLSKMQIQLEVDEADIGQVEVGQGVSFSVDAFPDRQFRGEVAQVRLSATNTNNVITYPVVVSVDNSDRTLLPGLTVNAEIEVSRRDGVLKVSNAALRYKPSDAQLAASQGPGPRAGGGSGVADDLAKAAQALEPTAQQQSAFDEALAAIRERMAARQAAAPAPGAGGGMFGGPGMRVVTSGGGDMAAQIRQRMLQRYQQDFAAFRATLDDNQRAQWDRALNATVGARRAPLYRLVDGQPQAVMVRVGASDGSATEIAGAVQEGDLVITGERAAP, encoded by the coding sequence ATGAGCCCAGCCAGCCCGTCTTCCCGTGCCACCCGTCCGCGCCGTTCCCCGCGCTTCCTCAAGCCGGCGCTCGCCGTGATCGCGCTGGCGCTGGTCGCCGGTGGCGCGTGGTGGTGGCAGGGCAGCCGTGCCTCGACCGGCGAGGGACCCTGGCGCACCGCGCCGGTGGAACGTGGCGACATCCGCGTGGCGATCTCCGCCACCGGCACGCTGAGCGCGACCAGCACCGTCATCGTGGGCTCGCAGATTTCCGGCCAGGTCACCGACGTGCTGGTCGACTTCAACGACACGGTGGAGGCGGGACAGGTCATCGCCCGCATCGACCCGAGCACCTACCAGGCGCAGATCGACCAGGGCAACGCGCAGGTGCTGAGCGCGCGCGCCTCGCTCGCGCAGGCCGAGGCCGCGCTGCGCAATGCCGAGCTCGACCATCGCCGCAAGTCCGACCTCGGCAACACCCAGCTGGTCGCACGCGCCGACGTCGACCTGTCGCGTGCCGCGCTCGACCAGGCACGCGCGCAGCGCGACGCGGCGCGTGCGCAGATCGCCCAGCAGACCGCGTCCACCCGCACCAGCCAGGTCAACCTGGAGCGCACGGTGATCCGCTCGCCGGTCGATGGCGTGGTGCTGGTGCGCAATATCGAGCCGGGCCAGACCGTGGCCGCCAGCCTGCAGGCGCCGGAGCTGTTCACCATCGCCGAGGATCTGTCGAAGATGCAGATCCAGCTGGAAGTCGACGAGGCCGATATCGGCCAGGTCGAGGTCGGCCAAGGCGTGTCCTTCAGCGTCGATGCATTTCCGGATCGCCAGTTCCGCGGCGAGGTCGCGCAGGTACGGCTGTCGGCGACCAACACCAACAACGTCATCACCTACCCGGTGGTGGTCAGCGTCGACAACAGCGACCGCACGCTGCTGCCCGGGCTGACGGTCAACGCCGAGATCGAAGTCAGCCGCCGCGACGGCGTGCTCAAGGTCTCCAACGCCGCGCTGCGCTACAAGCCCAGTGACGCGCAGCTGGCCGCGTCGCAAGGCCCTGGCCCGCGCGCCGGCGGTGGCAGTGGTGTCGCCGACGACCTCGCCAAGGCCGCGCAGGCACTGGAACCCACCGCGCAGCAGCAGTCCGCGTTCGATGAAGCGCTGGCTGCCATCCGCGAACGCATGGCCGCGCGCCAGGCGGCCGCGCCGGCACCGGGTGCAGGCGGCGGCATGTTCGGCGGGCCGGGCATGCGCGTGGTCACCTCGGGCGGTGGCGACATGGCTGCGCAGATCCGCCAGCGCATGCTGCAGCGCTACCAGCAGGATTTCGCCGCGTTCCGCGCCACCCTCGACGACAACCAGCGCGCGCAGTGGGATCGCGCGCTCAACGCCACGGTGGGCGCGCGTCGTGCACCGCTGTACCGGCTGGTCGACGGCCAGCCGCAGGCGGTGATGGTGCGCGTGGGCGCCAGCGATGGCAGCGCCACCGAGATCGCCGGCGCCGTGCAGGAAGGCGACCTGGTAATCACCGGCGAGCGCGCGGCGCCATGA